Proteins from a single region of Amycolatopsis sp. CA-230715:
- the fxsT gene encoding FxSxx-COOH system tetratricopeptide repeat protein — MSRPTGVPRSATEAGPQPPATSRRPVLGDLGWREVADILWLAAAISPAGGAAEPPPPEAPEPTFDGVRAPIRQAPAEPRSIPPSPPPSPRHPPVPGIPSPDGDPGLVAAEGETVPAEQREPVVDGAATGGIALPESLDYFRALRTLKRETVSQRSNDVVLDEEATAVRAAETGLWWPVTRSRRTRWLDLTLVLDNGPSMALWRPRVAAFVSMLEQLGAFRTIQVRLLETAKDNVNGTPVLRGGTPGAPARDPDEILDSSGRRVVLLVTDGVGDAWQKTVLYPMLARWGRAMPVSIVHLLPQWLWGRCGLDLHKARLKVPTSFTPNSRWGFDLADAWLEPDRAVSPGVVPVPVLELQPRWLAWWAKLVTGEHAGTTEGTLLLTTERIPPNESESSSPPLSPAEMVHRFRSVASPPALRLAQLLASVPVHLDVAQVVGRHFVPDARLEHLLELVVSGVLYAPALRDGKSTWDTSGLFSFPEAVRELLLSGARRSETADVVRVAATHFGRRIPVLGHLRDAIADPHNTPDPVLTLESSADVELESAVMRALSGPYLSRADRLRNAVSHGPSLPTSESIKAVNSKMPETAERPPDSVPATEERVPRLNEPDPIEQATRPMAHPSTSGTTARSFPNRQPDDPPPVWGNVPPRNPNFTGRVELLEQLAKRLTSGTTAVLPSAVHGLGGIGKTQMAAEYIYRHLQDYDLIWWIDAAHTTQIRAGLTELARALGLPGSAEANIAVPAVLEALRTGRPFRRWLLVFDAADSPDVVLPYFPRNGPGEILITSRNSDWAGIARPLELAVFKREESIELLGRRGPEINVEDADELAEKLGDLPLAVEQAAAWRAVTGMPVQEYLRLFDDSVEEILDTASAPDYEVSVAAAWNVSFEELKTRNPAAHQILHICAFFSPEPISRDLLTGVSRVSISPELDAALRDPIKLARAIRDINRYGLAKIDHGNNTLQLHRLVQLVLRNRVMAPQVHARMQHGAHQLLAALDPNDPESSRHWPRYRELLPHAYAANVLDCDDSWPRQLYINVMRYLFEYGDHEEAARLGKQAREHFTETLGPTNPQTLEVSSRLGLYLWAIGRYSEAAELNQRTLALRLQVSGEENEETFALQRNITIDLRAQGDFAAATKLSEEIYAKCKRMFGEDDPETLHAAYQHALSLRLSGAYRSAEELDRDTLRRRMEVLGRDHVRTFSANSALIVDLREAGEYGQARVQQERLTENFQTRYGEDQLDTVGNAFLLSVARRKDGDHPGALSLSTEALHRFRLAYGDDHATTMACALAHSIDLRHSGDMAGAKKLGEETFERYRGGLGEHHPHTLAASADLAVTLRLQGDVAAARTIDERALEHFRATIGPDHPYAVIVTVNLASDLAALGEYDKAIELGRDAVERGRQVLGEDHPTVLAASFNLGLDLAAAGRAEEAAPFQDPILVKYRQVFGEAHPGTQAAGRGARADCDIDPMLM, encoded by the coding sequence ATGAGCCGGCCGACCGGCGTCCCCCGTTCCGCCACGGAGGCGGGACCCCAGCCACCTGCCACCAGCAGAAGACCCGTGCTCGGCGACCTCGGCTGGCGCGAGGTCGCGGACATCCTGTGGCTCGCCGCCGCCATCAGCCCGGCCGGTGGCGCCGCCGAGCCCCCGCCGCCGGAAGCACCGGAGCCGACGTTCGACGGCGTCCGCGCCCCGATCCGCCAGGCGCCCGCCGAGCCCCGGTCGATCCCGCCGTCGCCGCCGCCGTCGCCGCGGCACCCGCCGGTCCCCGGAATCCCTTCCCCCGACGGCGATCCGGGCCTGGTCGCCGCCGAGGGCGAGACCGTGCCCGCCGAACAGCGCGAACCGGTGGTGGACGGCGCCGCCACCGGCGGAATCGCGCTTCCCGAGTCGCTGGACTATTTTCGCGCACTGAGAACGTTGAAACGCGAAACGGTCTCACAACGAAGCAACGACGTGGTGCTTGACGAAGAAGCGACCGCCGTTCGAGCCGCCGAAACCGGCCTGTGGTGGCCGGTCACCCGGTCGAGAAGAACACGCTGGCTGGATCTGACGCTCGTGCTCGACAACGGTCCGTCGATGGCGTTGTGGCGACCGAGGGTGGCCGCGTTCGTCAGCATGCTCGAACAATTGGGTGCGTTCCGCACAATTCAGGTCCGCCTGTTGGAAACCGCGAAGGACAATGTCAACGGCACCCCGGTTCTCCGCGGCGGCACACCCGGCGCACCGGCGAGAGATCCGGACGAAATACTGGATTCGTCCGGCAGGCGCGTGGTCCTGCTGGTGACCGACGGCGTCGGTGACGCGTGGCAGAAGACCGTGCTCTACCCGATGCTGGCGCGCTGGGGCAGGGCGATGCCGGTCAGCATCGTGCACCTGCTCCCGCAGTGGCTCTGGGGCCGGTGCGGTCTCGACCTGCACAAGGCACGGCTGAAGGTGCCGACTTCGTTCACCCCCAACAGCCGCTGGGGTTTCGACCTCGCCGACGCCTGGCTCGAACCCGATCGGGCGGTTTCGCCGGGGGTCGTACCCGTGCCGGTGCTCGAACTGCAGCCGAGGTGGCTGGCGTGGTGGGCGAAGCTGGTCACCGGTGAGCACGCCGGCACGACAGAGGGAACACTCCTGCTCACCACGGAGCGAATTCCCCCGAACGAGTCCGAAAGTTCCTCACCGCCGCTGTCGCCCGCGGAAATGGTGCACCGTTTTCGCAGTGTCGCGTCCCCACCCGCTTTGCGATTGGCCCAGCTGCTCGCATCGGTACCGGTCCACCTGGACGTCGCACAGGTGGTCGGACGCCATTTCGTACCGGACGCCCGGCTTGAACACCTACTCGAACTGGTCGTGTCGGGCGTCCTGTACGCTCCCGCACTCAGGGATGGAAAGTCCACTTGGGACACAAGTGGGCTCTTTTCCTTTCCCGAGGCAGTCCGGGAATTGCTACTCAGCGGCGCGCGGCGTTCGGAAACGGCCGACGTCGTCCGGGTGGCGGCCACCCATTTCGGCCGCCGGATTCCGGTGCTCGGTCACCTCCGAGACGCCATCGCCGACCCGCACAACACGCCGGACCCGGTGCTCACCCTCGAGTCGTCGGCCGACGTCGAACTGGAGAGCGCGGTCATGCGCGCGCTCTCCGGCCCTTATCTGTCCCGCGCCGACCGGCTGCGGAACGCGGTATCGCATGGCCCCTCCCTACCCACTTCTGAATCCATCAAGGCTGTGAATTCCAAAATGCCCGAGACGGCCGAACGTCCCCCCGACTCAGTGCCAGCGACGGAGGAACGCGTGCCCCGTCTCAACGAGCCCGACCCGATCGAGCAGGCGACGAGGCCGATGGCCCACCCCTCGACATCGGGCACCACCGCGCGCAGCTTCCCCAACCGCCAGCCCGACGATCCGCCACCGGTCTGGGGCAACGTCCCGCCCCGCAACCCCAACTTCACCGGCCGCGTCGAACTCCTCGAGCAGCTGGCCAAACGCCTGACCAGCGGTACCACCGCCGTGCTCCCGTCAGCGGTGCACGGCCTCGGCGGTATCGGCAAGACCCAGATGGCCGCCGAGTACATCTACCGCCACCTCCAGGACTACGACCTGATCTGGTGGATCGACGCGGCCCACACCACCCAGATCCGCGCCGGGCTCACCGAACTCGCCCGCGCGCTCGGCCTGCCGGGCTCGGCCGAAGCCAACATCGCGGTGCCCGCCGTGCTCGAAGCACTGCGGACCGGTCGCCCGTTCCGCCGCTGGCTCCTGGTCTTCGACGCCGCGGACAGCCCCGACGTGGTACTGCCGTACTTCCCGCGCAACGGCCCCGGCGAAATCCTGATCACCTCGCGCAACTCCGACTGGGCGGGCATTGCGCGCCCGCTGGAGCTGGCGGTGTTCAAACGCGAGGAAAGCATCGAGCTGCTCGGCCGTCGCGGCCCGGAGATCAACGTCGAAGACGCCGACGAACTCGCCGAGAAACTCGGCGACCTGCCCCTCGCGGTCGAGCAGGCGGCAGCCTGGCGCGCGGTGACCGGGATGCCGGTGCAGGAGTACCTGCGCCTGTTCGACGACTCGGTCGAAGAAATCCTCGACACCGCCTCGGCCCCGGACTACGAAGTGTCCGTCGCCGCCGCGTGGAACGTCTCGTTCGAGGAGCTGAAGACCCGCAACCCGGCGGCCCACCAGATCCTGCACATCTGCGCGTTCTTCTCCCCGGAGCCGATTTCCCGTGACCTGCTCACCGGGGTCAGCCGGGTCTCGATCTCCCCCGAACTGGACGCCGCGCTGCGCGACCCGATCAAGCTGGCCCGCGCCATCCGGGACATCAACCGGTACGGCCTGGCGAAGATCGACCACGGCAACAACACGCTGCAGCTGCACCGCCTGGTCCAGCTGGTGCTGCGCAACCGCGTGATGGCACCCCAGGTGCACGCGCGCATGCAGCACGGCGCGCACCAGCTGCTCGCCGCGCTCGACCCGAACGACCCCGAGTCGAGCAGGCACTGGCCGCGCTACCGCGAGCTGCTGCCGCACGCCTACGCCGCCAACGTGCTGGACTGCGACGACAGCTGGCCGCGTCAGCTCTACATCAACGTGATGCGCTACCTGTTCGAGTACGGCGACCACGAAGAAGCGGCCCGGCTGGGAAAGCAGGCACGGGAGCACTTCACCGAAACGCTGGGCCCGACCAACCCGCAGACGCTCGAAGTGTCCTCCCGGCTCGGGCTCTACCTCTGGGCGATCGGCCGGTACTCCGAGGCCGCGGAACTCAACCAGCGGACCCTCGCCCTGCGCCTGCAGGTGTCCGGCGAGGAGAACGAAGAAACCTTCGCGCTCCAGCGGAACATCACGATCGATCTCCGCGCGCAGGGCGATTTCGCCGCGGCGACGAAACTGAGCGAAGAGATCTACGCCAAGTGCAAGCGCATGTTCGGCGAGGACGACCCGGAGACGCTCCACGCCGCGTACCAGCACGCGCTCAGCCTCCGGCTGTCCGGCGCCTACCGGTCCGCCGAGGAACTGGACCGGGACACCCTCCGGCGGCGCATGGAGGTGCTCGGCCGCGACCACGTCCGCACCTTCAGCGCGAACAGCGCGCTGATCGTGGATCTGCGCGAGGCGGGCGAATACGGCCAGGCCAGGGTCCAGCAGGAGAGGCTCACCGAGAACTTCCAAACCCGCTACGGCGAAGACCAGCTCGACACCGTGGGCAACGCGTTCCTGCTGTCGGTGGCGAGGCGGAAGGACGGTGACCACCCCGGGGCGCTCAGCCTGTCGACGGAAGCCCTCCACCGTTTCCGGCTCGCCTACGGTGACGACCACGCGACCACGATGGCCTGCGCGCTCGCGCACTCGATCGATCTGCGCCACTCGGGTGACATGGCCGGAGCGAAGAAGCTCGGCGAGGAGACCTTCGAGCGGTACCGGGGCGGTCTCGGCGAGCACCACCCGCACACACTGGCCGCCAGCGCCGACCTCGCGGTGACCTTGCGGCTCCAAGGCGACGTGGCCGCCGCGCGCACCATCGACGAGCGCGCGCTCGAGCACTTCCGGGCCACCATCGGCCCGGACCATCCGTACGCGGTCATCGTCACGGTCAACCTGGCGAGCGACCTCGCCGCGCTGGGTGAGTACGACAAGGCGATCGAACTGGGCCGGGACGCGGTCGAACGCGGCAGGCAAGTGCTCGGCGAGGACCATCCGACGGTGCTGGCCGCGAGCTTCAACCTCGGCCTCGACCTCGCCGCCGCCGGTCGTGCCGAGGAGGCCGCGCCCTTCCAGGACCCGATCCTGGTGAAGTACCGCCAGGTCTTCGGCGAGGCCCACCCGGGTACCCAGGCGGCGGGCCGCGGCGCCCGCGCCGACTGCGACATCGACCCGATGCTGATGTAG
- a CDS encoding HEXXH motif domain-containing protein: protein MPPPAGEHPAFHRLSWQDFDALARLEGDEDMARRLRRAERSRRKLLIHALLTEAAKVPESLGPLPPIESAWELLARAESRVPSSVHRMLTNPYTGSWAGYTTRLLRNGTDGVGPLWMHLGHAHAIAAAAAIRAELDFETEIPVWQGNAMLPSLGMARLPATAPFSLATVRGVADRYSVSSAGTTVRLPGTPGSGGRGWWGIRRVRSQVGPHRFSLWLDDLDPYRGLYEPIPPERVPDGDVVRWQGLIDEACRLVAAHLPALAEVMPVGLNSLVPRPHVLFRNPSASTGEAFGSAVVGLPADGATLAATLIHEFQHIVLGGLLHLVELYEPDQNERIYVPWRDDPRPLSGALQGVYAFFGVTAFWRALVDAGVRPRRAAFEFAYWRRQSWDVLRALRTDATLTAAGTRFLDGIADRLGPWQDEVVPVEAKELADAAARDHLAGWRARHLRPKPAVVAELAAAWSAGRGRPPATVDTTDLPPTPVPDGSWSHARLDLIRLSVGAESPPLSAAGLPAVPGATAADFAYANGDFTEAVEGYRAELSADPDRPASLAGLGLALSARGPHPAARALLHCPELVRAVHRHLRARGSRQPTVEQIARWIGQLVPG, encoded by the coding sequence ATGCCGCCGCCTGCCGGGGAACACCCCGCGTTCCATCGCTTGTCCTGGCAGGATTTCGACGCACTGGCGCGGCTCGAGGGCGACGAGGACATGGCACGTCGCCTTCGCCGGGCCGAGCGGAGTCGTCGCAAGCTGTTGATCCACGCGTTGTTGACCGAAGCGGCGAAGGTCCCGGAGTCGCTGGGGCCGTTGCCGCCGATCGAGTCGGCATGGGAGCTTTTGGCGCGCGCGGAATCGAGAGTCCCCAGCTCGGTGCACCGGATGCTCACCAACCCGTACACCGGGAGCTGGGCCGGCTACACGACTCGGTTGCTGCGCAACGGAACGGACGGCGTCGGTCCCTTGTGGATGCACCTCGGCCACGCGCACGCGATCGCGGCGGCCGCGGCGATCCGCGCGGAACTGGACTTCGAGACCGAAATCCCGGTGTGGCAAGGAAATGCCATGCTCCCGTCGCTGGGGATGGCCCGGTTGCCCGCCACCGCCCCGTTCTCGCTGGCCACCGTGCGCGGCGTGGCTGACCGGTACTCCGTCTCGAGCGCCGGAACCACGGTCCGGCTGCCGGGCACGCCCGGCTCCGGCGGCCGGGGTTGGTGGGGGATCCGGCGCGTGCGGAGCCAGGTCGGTCCGCACCGGTTTTCGCTGTGGCTGGACGATCTCGACCCCTACCGCGGGCTCTACGAACCGATCCCGCCCGAACGGGTCCCGGACGGCGACGTCGTGCGGTGGCAGGGGTTGATCGACGAGGCGTGCCGGTTGGTCGCGGCGCACCTGCCCGCGCTGGCCGAGGTCATGCCGGTCGGGCTGAACTCGCTGGTGCCGAGGCCGCACGTGCTCTTCCGGAATCCGAGCGCGTCGACCGGGGAGGCGTTCGGCAGCGCCGTCGTCGGGTTGCCCGCCGACGGCGCGACGCTCGCCGCGACCCTGATCCACGAGTTCCAGCACATCGTGCTCGGCGGTCTCCTGCACCTGGTCGAGCTGTACGAGCCCGATCAGAATGAGCGGATCTACGTGCCGTGGCGGGACGACCCGCGGCCGCTGAGCGGTGCGCTGCAAGGCGTCTACGCCTTCTTCGGGGTCACGGCCTTCTGGCGGGCGCTCGTCGATGCCGGCGTGCGCCCCCGGCGTGCGGCTTTCGAGTTCGCGTACTGGCGGCGGCAAAGCTGGGACGTCCTGCGGGCGCTGCGGACGGACGCGACCCTGACCGCCGCCGGCACCCGTTTCCTCGACGGCATCGCCGACCGCCTCGGCCCCTGGCAGGACGAGGTCGTGCCTGTCGAGGCGAAGGAACTCGCCGACGCCGCCGCTCGCGACCACCTCGCCGGCTGGCGTGCCCGCCACCTCCGGCCGAAACCGGCCGTGGTCGCCGAACTGGCCGCGGCCTGGTCGGCCGGTCGTGGCAGGCCACCCGCCACCGTCGACACGACCGATCTGCCGCCGACACCGGTGCCGGACGGATCGTGGTCCCACGCCCGGCTCGACCTGATCCGGCTCTCGGTCGGTGCGGAGAGCCCGCCGCTGTCCGCGGCGGGGCTGCCTGCCGTTCCCGGCGCCACCGCCGCGGATTTCGCTTACGCCAACGGCGATTTCACCGAAGCCGTCGAGGGCTACCGCGCGGAACTGTCCGCCGACCCGGATCGGCCGGCGTCCCTGGCCGGGCTGGGCCTCGCGCTCTCCGCACGAGGCCCCCACCCGGCTGCCAGGGCTCTGCTGCACTGCCCCGAACTCGTCCGCGCGGTGCACCGGCACCTGCGCGCCCGCGGTTCACGACAGCCGACCGTGGAACAGATCGCCCGCTGGATCGGCCAGCTCGTCCCCGGCTGA
- a CDS encoding AAA family ATPase, which produces MNVNDGVHQNDAAARTEPPDWWIYRGTGRPIHDIDLAQILPAPPPWRAYRGGPLPEHDVPPPDDGESERRLGTAFTLTEAEIDATELNMVNAALYLRRPLLVTGNPGTGKSSLAYRIARELGLGRVLRWAITSHTTLASGLYGYDAIGRVQAAATSQAQRGGEAEEPPIGDFVRLGPLGTAFLPTRLPRVLLVDELDKSEADLPNDLLSIFEDGEFPIEELTRVRTRHPEVTVHTADPQRTAVVRDGRIACHAFPIVVLTSNGEREFPPAFLRRCLQLRIENPDHEQLAAIVASHLIDEDGEHRDELVREFAERSKAEGGLPTDRLLDAVYLATSGAYQPDHHTWPRLVDALWQRLTVR; this is translated from the coding sequence ATGAACGTGAACGACGGTGTACACCAGAACGACGCGGCGGCACGCACCGAACCGCCCGATTGGTGGATTTACCGCGGCACGGGACGGCCGATTCACGACATCGACCTCGCGCAGATCCTGCCCGCGCCGCCGCCCTGGCGCGCCTACCGCGGCGGGCCGCTGCCCGAGCACGACGTCCCGCCGCCGGACGACGGCGAGTCCGAACGCAGGCTCGGCACCGCGTTCACGCTCACCGAGGCCGAAATCGACGCCACCGAACTGAACATGGTCAACGCCGCGCTCTACCTGCGGCGACCGCTGCTGGTCACCGGCAACCCCGGCACCGGAAAATCCAGCCTCGCCTACCGGATCGCCCGCGAACTGGGCCTCGGCCGGGTGCTGCGCTGGGCGATCACCAGCCACACCACGCTGGCTTCCGGACTGTACGGCTACGACGCGATCGGCCGCGTCCAGGCGGCCGCGACCAGCCAGGCGCAGCGCGGCGGCGAAGCCGAGGAACCGCCGATCGGCGACTTCGTGCGGCTCGGCCCGCTCGGCACCGCGTTCCTGCCCACACGGCTGCCGCGCGTACTGCTGGTCGACGAGCTGGACAAGTCCGAGGCCGATCTGCCCAACGACCTGCTGTCGATCTTCGAGGACGGCGAGTTCCCGATCGAGGAGCTGACCAGGGTGCGCACCCGGCACCCCGAGGTCACCGTGCACACCGCGGACCCGCAGCGCACCGCTGTGGTGCGGGACGGCCGGATCGCCTGCCACGCCTTCCCGATCGTCGTGCTCACCAGCAACGGCGAGCGCGAGTTCCCGCCCGCGTTCCTGCGCCGCTGCCTGCAACTGCGGATCGAGAACCCCGATCACGAACAGCTCGCCGCGATCGTCGCCAGCCACCTGATCGACGAGGACGGCGAACATCGCGACGAGCTCGTCCGCGAGTTCGCCGAACGGAGCAAGGCCGAGGGCGGGCTGCCGACCGACCGCCTCCTCGACGCGGTGTACCTGGCCACCTCGGGCGCCTACCAGCCGGACCACCACACGTGGCCCCGGCTGGTCGACGCACTCTGGCAACGGCTGACGGTGCGGTGA
- a CDS encoding RNA polymerase sigma factor, which produces MTEHSGREAVAALWRIESARIVGALARYTGDFALAEDLAQEALAEALVNWPRDGVPDNPAGWLLTVGKRRAIDTFRRRSALDERYAALARDLGEGGVASGGSPEGPAGDVLWDPDQIDDDLLALMFVSCHPVLSREARVALTLRVVGGLTSDEIAKAFLVPTATVQARITRAKKALGAAGVPFEVPDGAQRSERLGSVLAVVYLIFTEGSSASSGTDLIRLDLSSEAQRLARVLARLVPDEPEVHGLLALLELTAARFPARTGPDGEPVLLEHQDRGHWDQAAIRRGRAALARAKEVGRGLGGYGLQAAIAECHAVAASVEETNWPRVVLLYEALGRLAPSPVIELNRAVAVSMATGPAAALVIVDELVNANALPNSHMLPSVRGELLIRLDRTAEAHDELDRAIRLCANERERAVLARKRAALT; this is translated from the coding sequence ATGACCGAGCACTCCGGCCGCGAGGCCGTCGCCGCGCTGTGGCGGATCGAGTCCGCGCGGATCGTCGGTGCGCTCGCGCGGTACACCGGCGATTTCGCGCTGGCCGAGGACCTCGCCCAGGAAGCGCTGGCCGAAGCGCTCGTGAACTGGCCGCGCGACGGCGTGCCGGACAATCCCGCCGGCTGGCTGCTCACCGTCGGGAAGCGCCGTGCCATCGACACCTTCCGGCGCCGCTCCGCGCTCGACGAGCGGTACGCCGCCCTCGCCCGTGATCTCGGCGAGGGCGGCGTCGCTTCGGGTGGCTCGCCGGAAGGCCCAGCCGGGGACGTGCTGTGGGACCCGGACCAGATCGACGACGACCTGCTCGCGCTGATGTTCGTTTCGTGCCACCCCGTGCTGTCCCGCGAGGCGAGGGTGGCGCTCACGCTGCGCGTGGTCGGCGGCCTGACGAGCGACGAGATCGCCAAAGCGTTCCTCGTCCCGACAGCCACCGTGCAGGCGCGCATCACGCGCGCGAAGAAGGCGCTCGGCGCGGCCGGGGTGCCGTTCGAGGTCCCGGACGGCGCGCAGCGGTCCGAACGGCTCGGCTCGGTGCTCGCCGTGGTCTACCTGATCTTCACCGAGGGGTCGTCTGCCAGCTCGGGCACCGACCTGATCCGCCTCGACCTGTCGAGCGAAGCACAGCGTTTAGCCCGCGTACTGGCTCGGCTGGTCCCCGACGAGCCCGAAGTCCACGGCCTGCTGGCGCTGCTCGAACTGACCGCGGCGCGCTTCCCCGCGCGCACCGGGCCGGACGGCGAACCGGTGCTGCTGGAGCACCAGGACCGCGGCCACTGGGACCAGGCCGCGATCCGGCGTGGCCGGGCCGCGCTGGCCCGCGCCAAGGAAGTCGGCCGCGGGCTGGGCGGGTACGGCCTGCAGGCGGCGATCGCCGAGTGCCATGCGGTCGCGGCGTCGGTCGAGGAAACGAACTGGCCGCGCGTCGTGCTCCTCTACGAGGCGCTCGGGCGGCTCGCGCCGTCACCGGTGATCGAGCTGAACCGGGCGGTGGCCGTCTCCATGGCCACCGGACCCGCCGCGGCACTGGTCATCGTGGACGAATTGGTGAACGCCAATGCGCTGCCGAATTCGCACATGCTGCCAAGCGTTCGCGGCGAATTGCTCATCCGGTTGGACCGAACGGCGGAAGCGCACGACGAATTGGACCGCGCGATCCGGCTCTGCGCCAACGAACGCGAACGAGCGGTGCTGGCGCGCAAACGAGCGGCACTGACCTGA
- a CDS encoding VMAP-C domain-containing protein, translating into MTQPTPTLYRTIVVVDVAGFTAPDRSLPDRLAVRQGMYEVLKTAFAESDVDFDSCATEDRGDGALVLLPSGTPKSIVADRLPDRITVALRRYNWTRTAQAQIRLRVSLNSGDVLNDGKGWVGEAVDTAFRILDAPRAKEVFAESGRMVAVISSERFFDEVIAPDPGLLPESYAPITVKVKTFTGTAYLRLLGEIAAPVPAPRTAPAEPGGAVLDVIPSSDLTALKQHLALTEVPQLALLVSRALGPATSLPPLNGIDNAWNAFELLTDYNAGPDGVPPAVTFLHVLAEQLGGERGALIRGWVGDQARQLRIGPVLTRKELDRPIPRRAHLHLLIMLEPVSADPARCTLAFWRQDDPDVWPPVLGGVREIGIDEIEYRVDDVILAAEEVWSDQGISAAVEFLLPRALINLPVQRWAKEHATGQPQLLRYGYRVVLRSLERMRAKHWHRAWHIRWDSMLANPSADRLHYSGYAESEEFPIEAALSDEHWVGMVMAKPPSPQREPSARSDEFTSALRSGLPVILWHEEASQEELHALLDWVLATDSGFIDLPERRKMANSSRMAVPFENSLAHDLVVLWDDPNRVIVLDQPLAPAVDLGSTLRGYHG; encoded by the coding sequence GTGACACAGCCGACGCCGACCCTCTACCGCACGATCGTGGTGGTCGACGTCGCGGGTTTCACCGCGCCCGACCGGAGCCTTCCGGATCGGCTCGCGGTACGTCAGGGGATGTACGAGGTGTTGAAGACCGCTTTCGCCGAAAGCGACGTCGACTTCGATTCCTGCGCGACCGAGGACCGCGGCGACGGCGCGCTCGTCCTGCTGCCGTCCGGCACGCCCAAGAGCATCGTCGCCGACCGGTTGCCGGATCGCATCACGGTCGCGCTCCGCCGCTACAACTGGACGCGCACCGCGCAGGCCCAGATCCGGTTGCGGGTGAGCCTGAACTCCGGTGACGTGCTCAACGACGGGAAGGGCTGGGTCGGCGAGGCGGTCGACACCGCCTTCCGCATCCTGGACGCACCGCGTGCCAAGGAGGTGTTCGCCGAGTCCGGCCGCATGGTCGCGGTCATCTCGTCGGAGCGCTTCTTCGACGAAGTCATCGCGCCGGACCCTGGTCTGCTGCCCGAGTCGTACGCGCCGATCACGGTCAAGGTGAAGACCTTCACCGGAACGGCTTATCTGCGCCTGCTCGGCGAAATCGCCGCGCCGGTCCCGGCGCCGCGCACGGCGCCCGCCGAACCGGGCGGAGCCGTCCTGGACGTGATCCCGTCGTCGGATCTGACGGCGCTCAAGCAGCACCTCGCGCTGACGGAAGTACCTCAGCTTGCGCTCCTGGTGAGCCGTGCGCTCGGCCCCGCCACCTCGCTGCCGCCGCTCAACGGGATCGACAACGCGTGGAACGCCTTCGAACTGCTCACCGACTACAACGCGGGCCCTGACGGCGTCCCGCCCGCGGTCACGTTCCTGCACGTGCTGGCCGAGCAGCTCGGCGGTGAGCGGGGCGCGCTGATCCGCGGCTGGGTCGGCGACCAGGCCAGGCAACTGCGTATCGGTCCGGTGCTGACGCGGAAGGAGCTGGATCGGCCGATCCCCCGCCGGGCGCACCTGCACCTGTTGATCATGCTCGAACCGGTTTCCGCCGACCCCGCGCGCTGCACCCTCGCGTTCTGGCGGCAGGACGACCCGGATGTGTGGCCGCCCGTCCTCGGCGGCGTCCGCGAAATCGGGATCGACGAAATCGAGTACCGGGTCGACGACGTGATCTTGGCTGCCGAAGAGGTTTGGTCCGACCAGGGCATTTCCGCCGCGGTGGAATTTCTGCTGCCGCGCGCGTTGATCAATTTGCCGGTGCAGCGCTGGGCGAAGGAGCACGCGACCGGTCAGCCGCAACTCCTGCGGTACGGATACCGGGTCGTCCTCAGATCACTGGAGCGGATGCGGGCGAAGCATTGGCACCGCGCGTGGCACATCCGGTGGGACTCTATGCTGGCGAACCCGTCGGCCGATCGGCTGCACTATTCCGGATACGCGGAGTCCGAGGAGTTCCCCATCGAAGCGGCACTGAGCGACGAGCACTGGGTCGGCATGGTGATGGCGAAACCGCCGTCACCGCAACGGGAACCGAGCGCGCGATCCGACGAGTTCACCAGCGCGCTCCGGAGCGGGCTGCCGGTGATCCTGTGGCACGAGGAGGCGAGCCAGGAAGAGCTGCACGCCCTGCTCGACTGGGTGCTGGCCACCGACAGCGGGTTCATCGACCTACCGGAACGACGAAAAATGGCCAATTCTTCGCGGATGGCGGTACCGTTCGAGAATTCGCTGGCTCACGATTTGGTAGTACTGTGGGACGACCCGAATAGGGTAATCGTTCTCGACCAACCGTTGGCCCCGGCCGTTGATCTCGGTTCGACACTGAGGGGGTACCACGGATGA